One segment of Rhodothermus bifroesti DNA contains the following:
- a CDS encoding sigma-70 family RNA polymerase sigma factor, which translates to MYVPRQQRMLDQYLQEIGRIPLLTPEEEVELARRIKQGDEEALHRLTRANLRFVVSVAKKYQGQGLSLADLINEGNYGLIKAAQRFDETRGFKFISYAVWWIRQAILQALAEQSRVVRLPLNRIGTISKIRKISARLAQEYERTPNIEELADELNVDVEKVREALQHTGRHLSMDAPFNEEDDNSLLDVLPNEEDTAPDEGLMEESLKIDIERTLATLHPREAEIIRLYFGIGREHPLTLEEIGQRFGLTRERVRQIKEKALRKLRQKHRREELQIHVG; encoded by the coding sequence ATGTACGTCCCGCGCCAGCAACGCATGCTGGATCAGTACCTCCAAGAAATCGGGCGCATTCCTTTATTGACGCCTGAAGAGGAGGTCGAACTGGCACGGCGCATTAAACAAGGGGATGAAGAAGCACTCCACAGACTTACCCGTGCCAACCTGCGGTTTGTCGTCTCCGTTGCGAAAAAGTACCAAGGACAAGGTCTAAGCCTGGCCGACTTGATCAACGAAGGCAATTATGGCCTGATTAAGGCGGCCCAGCGCTTTGATGAAACGCGAGGATTCAAGTTTATTTCTTATGCTGTTTGGTGGATCCGGCAGGCTATTTTGCAAGCGCTGGCTGAGCAAAGCCGCGTGGTGCGCTTGCCGCTCAACCGCATTGGCACCATCTCGAAAATTCGCAAAATCAGCGCTCGTCTAGCTCAAGAATACGAACGCACCCCTAATATTGAAGAACTGGCCGACGAGCTTAACGTCGACGTCGAAAAGGTGCGCGAAGCTTTGCAGCACACTGGGCGACACCTCTCGATGGACGCTCCCTTTAACGAAGAAGACGATAACAGCCTTCTGGACGTGCTTCCCAACGAGGAAGATACGGCTCCCGATGAAGGGCTTATGGAGGAGTCGCTCAAGATTGACATTGAACGCACCTTAGCCACACTGCACCCGCGCGAGGCTGAAATTATCCGACTCTACTTTGGCATCGGCCGGGAGCATCCGCTGACGCTCGAAGAAATTGGCCAGCGCTTTGGGCTAACCCGCGAGCGCGTGCGGCAAATCAAAGAGAAAGCGCTCCGCAAGTTGCGCCAAAAGCACCGGCGTGAAGAATTGCAGATTCACGTCGGTTAA
- a CDS encoding TrkH family potassium uptake protein — protein MSRLKQLVRLWGRAQEGDRWLADPRPKESFWRRLSPPQLFVGSFLLLILLGTIGLKTLPGLYTGTPLSWLDALFTATSAVCVTGLTVVDTATYFTPWGQAFILLLIQLGGLGIITFTTVLIVALGRRLSLRQQALAVSVAEAAPHVDYRQLARDVVRFTFLIEAIGALLLYLGFGLKLGWEAALWPAVFHAISAFCNAGFSVFSDSLTGFRTDPLVLVPVMLLIVAGGLGFLTLEELYLWRKSIRVRRRFRLSLHSRLVLVTTAALLAIGSVFFVVFEWHVTLRALPLEAKLLNSLFMSVTARTAGFNTIDYGQATEQTNVLTILLMFVGGSPGSTAGGVKTTTLALLVLLALSRLRGQEIPSCWSRSVPHEVVQRAVGLFVVAVAVLMLASFALTASEIEHGVSAPGGFLKYLFEAYSAFGTVGLSMGVTPSLTPTGRWIIILLMFIGRVGPLTFAAALVVRRRRTPQFRYAYEDVVVG, from the coding sequence ATGTCTCGTCTAAAGCAGCTCGTTCGACTTTGGGGACGTGCCCAAGAAGGCGATCGATGGCTAGCCGACCCCAGACCTAAAGAGAGTTTTTGGCGTCGCCTTTCTCCACCTCAACTGTTTGTGGGGTCGTTTCTGCTGCTCATTTTGCTTGGGACGATAGGGCTTAAGACGTTACCCGGGCTTTACACCGGTACGCCACTATCTTGGCTGGATGCCTTGTTTACAGCTACCAGTGCGGTTTGTGTAACAGGCCTTACTGTTGTCGATACCGCCACCTACTTTACCCCGTGGGGACAAGCCTTTATTCTCCTCCTGATTCAACTAGGCGGGCTGGGCATTATTACGTTCACTACGGTGCTCATCGTGGCGCTGGGACGGCGGCTTTCCCTACGGCAGCAAGCATTGGCCGTTAGTGTAGCCGAAGCAGCTCCGCATGTCGATTACCGCCAGCTGGCCCGCGATGTGGTACGCTTTACGTTTTTGATCGAAGCCATTGGGGCATTGTTACTGTACCTAGGTTTTGGGCTCAAGCTGGGTTGGGAGGCCGCCCTATGGCCTGCCGTGTTTCATGCCATCAGTGCATTTTGCAATGCCGGCTTTTCAGTGTTCTCCGATTCCCTCACGGGGTTTCGTACCGATCCGCTCGTCCTTGTGCCGGTGATGCTACTCATTGTAGCTGGAGGCCTTGGCTTTCTAACCCTGGAGGAATTGTATCTGTGGCGCAAATCTATCCGAGTGCGTCGGCGCTTTCGGCTTTCTTTGCACTCTCGCTTGGTTTTGGTCACAACTGCTGCACTGCTCGCTATTGGGAGCGTTTTTTTTGTGGTCTTTGAATGGCATGTAACCTTGAGAGCCCTCCCTTTGGAGGCTAAGTTGCTTAACAGCCTTTTTATGAGTGTTACGGCGCGCACCGCTGGCTTCAATACCATAGACTACGGTCAAGCAACTGAACAGACCAACGTTTTAACCATTTTACTGATGTTTGTGGGCGGCTCTCCAGGCTCTACGGCAGGTGGTGTAAAGACGACCACGCTAGCCTTGCTGGTTTTGCTGGCCTTGTCGCGTTTGCGGGGACAAGAGATCCCAAGCTGTTGGAGCCGTTCGGTGCCGCATGAAGTGGTGCAGCGGGCTGTAGGGCTGTTTGTAGTGGCTGTGGCTGTGCTGATGCTGGCGAGCTTTGCCCTTACTGCCAGCGAGATCGAGCATGGCGTATCGGCGCCCGGCGGATTCCTAAAATATCTTTTTGAGGCCTACAGTGCTTTTGGAACCGTAGGCCTTTCGATGGGCGTCACGCCGTCGCTGACGCCTACAGGACGTTGGATTATTATCCTGTTGATGTTCATTGGTCGTGTAGGTCCACTAACGTTTGCCGCTGCGCTGGTCGTTCGGCGCCGGCGCACGCCTCAGTTTCGTTATGCTTACGAAGACGTGGTGGTTGGATAA
- a CDS encoding KamA family radical SAM protein, translating into MRHDQQRPLDHSHPQWRDWRWQMRHRIHSVDTLAQWIQLTDAERQAIEATQGIFRWNITPYYASLMDPEDPNCPIRRQVVPRLEELAPDLIDSLDPLEEVAHSPVKNLIHNYRDRVAFCVTSECAIYCRYCLRKRMVGDAAFMMRKAELEAAISYIAAHPEIRDVLLTGGDPLTLSEAHLAWILERLRAIPHVEIIRIGTRMPVKLPYRITPELCALLERFHPLWINTHFNHPKELTPDAAEAVDRLLRAGIPVGNQTVLLRGINDDIDTMKALCEGLVRIRVRPYYLYQAQLIGGTAHFRTPIETGMALMRALQGNTTGFAIPKYVLDTPYGKVPLDGTYVKGRSGDYVIVETPRGVLWAEPNPIPPGETLSFRLPEIPWPEGVATLPLATS; encoded by the coding sequence ATGCGCCACGACCAACAACGGCCTCTGGATCATTCCCATCCACAATGGCGGGACTGGCGCTGGCAAATGCGCCACCGTATCCATTCGGTAGACACACTGGCCCAGTGGATCCAGCTCACCGATGCCGAACGTCAGGCGATCGAGGCAACGCAAGGTATCTTTCGGTGGAACATTACGCCCTACTACGCCAGCCTTATGGATCCAGAGGACCCCAACTGTCCCATTCGGCGACAAGTCGTGCCGCGCCTGGAGGAACTGGCGCCAGACCTCATCGATAGCCTGGATCCCCTGGAAGAAGTGGCACATTCGCCCGTTAAAAACCTAATCCACAACTATCGGGATCGGGTGGCTTTTTGCGTAACCAGCGAGTGCGCAATCTACTGCCGCTACTGCTTACGCAAGCGCATGGTTGGCGATGCGGCCTTTATGATGCGCAAAGCGGAACTGGAAGCTGCGATCAGTTACATTGCTGCCCATCCCGAAATCCGGGACGTGCTGCTAACGGGCGGCGATCCGCTAACGCTAAGCGAAGCGCACCTGGCCTGGATTCTTGAGCGGCTGCGGGCCATTCCGCATGTCGAGATTATCCGTATCGGTACGCGTATGCCGGTTAAGTTGCCCTATCGCATTACGCCCGAACTTTGCGCTTTGCTAGAGCGCTTCCATCCCCTATGGATTAACACGCATTTTAATCACCCAAAGGAACTGACCCCTGATGCAGCAGAAGCCGTGGATCGGTTGCTTCGGGCCGGGATCCCCGTAGGTAATCAAACGGTGCTGCTACGCGGCATTAACGACGACATCGATACGATGAAAGCACTCTGCGAAGGGCTTGTCCGAATACGGGTGCGGCCCTACTATCTGTATCAGGCGCAACTGATTGGGGGAACAGCGCACTTCCGCACGCCCATTGAAACAGGCATGGCCCTGATGCGCGCATTGCAAGGGAATACAACCGGATTTGCGATTCCCAAATATGTGCTCGATACCCCTTATGGCAAGGTGCCTTTGGACGGAACCTATGTCAAGGGACGTTCAGGGGACTACGTCATCGTCGAAACACCACGGGGCGTGTTGTGGGCTGAACCTAATCCCATCCCCCCTGGAGAAACCCTATCTTTTCGGTTGCCTGAAATCCCATGGCCTGAAGGTGTAGCTACGTTACCGCTGGCAACAAGTTGA
- a CDS encoding D-alanine--D-alanine ligase family protein, which translates to MRIGLVYDLFEDYPWEAGDPADADAENEPPETIDVLVAAIRRLGHTPVRIGTAYDLLVELPDLRIDCGLSIAEGTRGRMREAYAATLFELAGIPYLGSDPLTLSLSLDKAWTKDLVAAAGVPTPPYRVYTGPEAINPEDLPGPFPLFVKPRYEGSSKGIVASSKVYTLEALQAQVARVTAAYRQEVIVEPFIEGGEFTVAVIGNAPPEPLPVLQRAVDAATGIGLHALEHRGIRPVAPLQPAPYVPLTDELETQLQALAVRVYEKLQCRDFARLDFRVDREGQPWFLEINPLPTFAPDGTFAIIAELMHRPYVDFLAEVLQRGLRRLKLA; encoded by the coding sequence ATGCGTATTGGGTTGGTATACGATCTTTTTGAGGACTATCCTTGGGAGGCAGGCGATCCGGCGGATGCCGATGCCGAAAATGAACCACCGGAGACGATAGATGTGCTGGTGGCGGCCATTCGAAGGTTGGGTCATACGCCCGTGCGCATCGGGACTGCTTATGACCTGTTGGTCGAATTGCCCGACTTGCGTATCGATTGTGGTTTGAGCATTGCCGAAGGCACGCGCGGTCGTATGCGTGAGGCTTATGCAGCCACACTTTTTGAACTGGCCGGCATCCCTTACCTTGGGTCTGACCCCCTCACGCTCTCACTGAGTCTCGACAAAGCGTGGACCAAAGATCTGGTGGCTGCAGCCGGTGTTCCCACACCACCGTATCGGGTCTACACCGGTCCTGAAGCCATCAACCCCGAGGATCTGCCAGGTCCGTTCCCGCTTTTTGTGAAGCCGCGATATGAAGGCTCTTCGAAAGGCATTGTGGCCTCCAGCAAGGTCTACACGCTCGAGGCTCTTCAGGCACAGGTTGCGCGGGTGACCGCTGCCTATCGCCAGGAAGTAATTGTCGAGCCTTTCATCGAAGGCGGCGAATTTACAGTAGCGGTGATCGGCAATGCACCCCCTGAGCCGCTTCCTGTTTTACAACGGGCTGTCGATGCAGCAACTGGGATTGGCCTGCATGCGCTAGAGCACCGGGGGATCAGGCCGGTTGCGCCTCTTCAACCGGCGCCTTATGTGCCGCTGACGGATGAACTAGAGACCCAGCTGCAGGCGCTTGCGGTGCGCGTTTACGAAAAGCTGCAATGTCGTGATTTTGCCCGACTGGATTTTCGCGTGGATCGGGAGGGGCAGCCCTGGTTCTTGGAAATCAATCCGCTTCCCACGTTTGCCCCTGATGGAACGTTTGCCATTATAGCGGAATTGATGCATCGTCCGTACGTAGACTTTCTGGCCGAAGTGCTGCAGCGTGGATTGCGGCGCTTAAAGCTTGCCTGA
- a CDS encoding potassium channel family protein encodes MKRFVVIGLGNFGASVAEALYAEGHEVLAIDLNERAVDRIAPHVTRAVVCDARDLETLERLGVREVDVGIISTGDDITASVLSTLVLRDLGVGEIYVKVISRDHARVMNRLGVTETIFPERESALNLASRLSGRALLNYFRIGTGFGIQEMAVPDEWEGKSLRELQLRQHYGLSVVALRDVLSDHIQIPPDPDVPLRDTDTLFVAGKEEDLERVARLK; translated from the coding sequence ATGAAACGCTTTGTTGTTATTGGGCTCGGTAACTTTGGGGCAAGCGTAGCCGAAGCCCTCTATGCCGAAGGCCATGAAGTGCTGGCTATCGACCTGAACGAACGCGCCGTAGACCGCATTGCCCCCCATGTAACCCGTGCGGTTGTCTGTGATGCACGAGATCTGGAAACGCTCGAGCGTTTGGGCGTGCGTGAAGTAGACGTGGGGATTATCTCTACAGGCGATGATATTACCGCTAGTGTGCTTTCGACGCTAGTGTTGCGGGACTTGGGCGTTGGTGAGATCTACGTCAAAGTGATCTCGCGCGATCACGCCCGTGTCATGAACCGGCTCGGCGTTACAGAAACGATCTTCCCCGAACGGGAATCGGCCCTAAACTTGGCTAGCCGGCTTTCAGGTCGTGCATTGCTGAATTATTTTCGCATTGGTACAGGCTTTGGCATTCAAGAAATGGCTGTCCCTGACGAATGGGAGGGCAAATCACTCCGCGAGCTTCAATTGCGCCAGCACTATGGCCTTTCGGTGGTCGCACTGCGCGATGTGCTCAGCGACCACATCCAGATTCCCCCGGACCCCGATGTGCCGCTACGCGATACCGATACCTTGTTTGTCGCAGGGAAAGAAGAAGATCTGGAACGTGTAGCCCGATTGAAGTAG